One Lucilia cuprina isolate Lc7/37 chromosome 4, ASM2204524v1, whole genome shotgun sequence DNA segment encodes these proteins:
- the LOC124419724 gene encoding putative uncharacterized protein DDB_G0271606: protein MPSLMTCSLIYQLSVTPELRRHLRPFNIKKIKEVELQLEERKENYININNIYELKQQQQQNSQKVCLQKILKKPQQLKPHKRRRRWVLSCNLITILKQIKLTNPTFDIQQQKQQKQQLQQQVQHQQKQLQQQQLKQHLLKI, encoded by the coding sequence atgccGTCATTGATGACATGTTCGTTAATTTATCAATTATCTGTAACACCGGAACTACGACGACATTTAAGGCcatttaatattaagaaaattaaagaagtTGAATTGCAACtagaagaaagaaaagaaaattatataaatattaataatatttatgagcttaaacaacaacaacaacaaaattcacaaaaagtttgtcttcaaaaaatcttgaaaaaaccGCAACAATTAAAACCACATAAACGTCGTCGTCGTTGGGTTTTATCCTGTAATTTAATtactattttaaagcaaattaaattaACTAATCCCACCTTtgatatacaacaacaaaaacaacagaaacagcaactacaacaacaagtacaacatcaacaaaaacaattacaacagcagcaacttaaacaacatttgttaaaaatttag